A part of Rhinatrema bivittatum chromosome 16, aRhiBiv1.1, whole genome shotgun sequence genomic DNA contains:
- the LOC115078441 gene encoding olfactory receptor 1019-like: MEKKNLTTVTEFIILGFPEYPELQIPLFLLFLLIYLIILMGNLTIIALTCLDPRLHTPMYFFLCNLSFADISSTSVTLPKLLDIFLRKGKSISPQGCLTQMYLFMCFSYVEFVIISVMAFDRYVAICQPLLYGVIMNQRLCVLMATGSWILGFLEPATHTVLLTCFSFCGSNEINHFFCDVSALLKLSCSSSFTIDCATYILGGFLGLPCFTVTLTSYVYIISTILRIRYTEGRRKAFSTCSSHLMVVILFYGTLMSLYIRPASMQSLDQNKLFALLYNVLIPMFNPIIYSLRNRDVKAALQKVSHRKYFLLFIRKHFSLFDN; encoded by the coding sequence ATGGAAAAGAAAAATCTCACCACAGTGACAGAGTTCATCATTCTGGGGTTTCCTGAATATCCAGAGCTACAAATCCcccttttccttctgttcttACTGATTTACCTGATCATCCTGATGGGGAACCTCACTATTATAGCCCTGACGTGCCTGGACCCtcgcctgcacacccccatgtactttttcctctgtaACTTGTCCTTTGCTGACATTTCTTCCACCTCAGTCACCCTCCCCAAACTGCTGGACATCTTCTTAAGGAAGGGTAAGAGTATTTCTCCTCAAGGATGTCTTacacagatgtatttatttatgtgtttttcaTATGTAGAATTTGTTATTATTTCTGTCATGGCTTTTGACCGCTATGTTGCAATATGTCAGCCCCTGCTCTATGGTGTGATTATGAATCAGAGACTCTGTGTGCTGATGGCCACTGGGTCCTGGATCCTTGGCTTTCTGGAACCAGCAACACACACTGTCCTTTTAACTTGTTTCTCTTTTTGTGGTTCCAATGagattaaccatttcttctgtgatgTCTCAGCTCTGCTAAAactctcctgctccagttccttcacTATTGACTGTGCAACGTACATTTTGGGTGGGTTTCTAGGCCTGCCCTGCTTTACTGTAACCCTGACATCTTACGTCTAcatcatctccaccatcctgagGATCCGTTACACAGAGGGGAGAcgcaaagccttctccacctgctcctcccacctcatgGTCGTTATTCTCTTCTATGGAACTTTAATGTCTTTATATATCAGACCAGCATCCATGCAGTCACTGGACCAAAACAAGCTCTTTGCTCTGCTGTACAATGTTTTAATTCCTATGTTTAACCCCATCATTTATAGCCTAAGAAACAGAGATGTTAAAGCTGCCCTACAGAAAGTTTCTCATAGGAAATACTTTTTGCTATTtattagaaaacatttttctctgtttGATAACTGA
- the LOC115078442 gene encoding olfactory receptor 6M1-like, which translates to MDFSQSPMEEENLTTVTEFIILGFPEYPELQIPLFLLFLLIYLIILMGNLTIIALTCLDPRLQTPMYFFLCNLSFLDISYTSVTLPKLLDILLRKHQRISVIGCFTQTYFFMFLACVELVIISVMAYDRYVAVCHPLHYTLIMNQRCFLLLITGTWVVGFLDPVAHTFFISHFSYCGSNEINHFFCDPAALLKLSCSRTSATESVTYILGAFVALPCFTLTLTSYVYIISTILRIRSMEGKRKAFSTCSSHLTVVILFYGTALPLYMRPTSMQSLDLNKILALLYNVLIPMFNPMIYSLKNREVKAAVRKPFNGKTNVLFIK; encoded by the coding sequence ATGGATTTCTCCCAGAGTCCAATGGAAGAGGAAAATCTCAccacagtgacagaattcatcaTTCTGGGCTTTCCTGAATATCCAGAGCtacaaattccccttttccttctgttcttACTGATTTACCTGATCATCCTGATGGGGAACCTCACTATTATAGCCCTGACGTGCCTGGACCCTCGCCTGCAaacccccatgtactttttcctctgtaACTTGTCCTTCCTCGATATCTCTTACACTTCAGTCACCCTCCCCAAACTCCTGGACATCCTCTTAAGGAAGCATCAGAGGATTTCTGTAATTGGGTGTTTTACACAgacatatttttttatgtttttagcaTGTGTAGAACTTGTTATAATTTCAGTCATGGCTTATGACCGCTATGTCGCAGTCTGTCACCCTCTGCATTACACTCTCATTATGAATCAGAGATGCTTTCTACTGCTGATCACAGGGACCTGGGTTGTTGGGTTTCTGGACCCTGTAGCACACACTTTCTTTATATCTCATTTCTCTTACTGTGGGTCAAATGagattaaccatttcttctgtgacccAGCAGCACTGCTAAAGCTCTCCTGCTCCAGGACCTCTGCTACTGAAAGTGTAACGTACATTTTGGGTGCTTTTGTAGCTCTTCCCTGCTTTACGTTAACCCTTACATCTTATGTCTAtatcatctccaccatcctgagAATCCGTTCCATGGAAGGGAAACGCAAAGCTTTCTCCACCTGTTCCTCCCACCTCACGGTCGTTATTCTCTTCTATGGGACTGCACTCCCTTTGTATATGAGACCAACTTCCATGCAGTCACTGGATCTAAACAAGATTTTAGCCCTGCTGTATAATGTTTTAATCCCCATGTTTAACCCCATGATTTACAGCCTGAAAAACAGAGAGGTGAAAGCTGCTGTAAGAAAACCTTttaatggaaaaacaaatgtcCTGTTTATCAAATGA
- the LOC115078443 gene encoding olfactory receptor 5V1-like — MEKENLTSVTEFIILGFPEFPNLQIPLFLLFLLIYLIILMGNLTIIALTCLDPRLHTPMYFFLCNLSFLDISSTSVTLPKLLDIILRKGKSISVQGCLTQMYCFLCFTYVEFVIISVMAFDRYIAICHPLRYGVIMNQKLCILMATVSWILGFLEPATHTILLSHFSYCGSSEINHFFCDLSALLKLSCTSTSTIDSITYIMGVILGLPCFTATLTSYVYIISSILRIRSKEGRRKAFSTCSSHLTVVILFYGTLICLYVRPTSMQSLDQNKLIALLYNVLIPLFNPIIYSLKNREVKAALRKVIYRK; from the coding sequence ATGGAAAAGGAAAATCTCACCTCAGTGACAGAATTCATCATTCTGGGATTTCCTGAATTCCCAAACCTACAAATCCcccttttccttctgttcttACTGATTTACCTGATCATCCTGATGGGGAACCTCACTATTATAGCCCTGACATGCCTGGACCCtcgcctgcacacccccatgtactttttcctctgtaACTTGTCCTTCCTCGATATCTCCTCCACCTCAGTCACTCTTCCCAAACTACTAGACATCATCTTAAGGAAGGGTAAGAGTATTTCTGTACAAGGATGTCTTACACAGATGTATTGTTTTCTGTGTTTTACATATGTAGAATTTGTTATTATTTCTGTCATGGCTTTTGACCGCTACATCGCAATTTGTCATCCCCTGCGCTATGGTGTGATTATGAATCAGAAACTCTGCATTCTGATGGCCACTGTGTCATGGATCCTTGGCTTTCTGGAACCAGCAACACACACTATCCTTCTCTCTCATTTCTCTTACTGTGGATCCAGTGAGATTAACCATTTCTTTTGTGACCTCTCAGCACTGCTAAAACTCTCCTGCACCAGCACCTCCACCATTGATAGTATAACATACATCATGGGTGTGATTTTAGGCCTGCCCTGCTTTACTGCAACTCTGACATCTTATGTCTACATCATCTCCTCCATCCTGAGGATCCGTTCCAAGGAGGGGAGGCGCAAAgctttctccacctgctcctcccacctcacggtCGTTATTCTCTTCTATGGAACTCTGATCTGTTTGTATGTGAGaccaacatccatgcagtcactgGACCAAAACAAGCTCATTGCTTTGCTGTATAATGTTTTAATTCCTTTGTTTAATCCCATCATTTACAGCCTGAAAAACAGAGAGGTAAAAGCTGCCCTAAGGAAAGTGATTTATAGAAAATAG